A single Methanospirillum lacunae DNA region contains:
- the gyrA gene encoding DNA gyrase subunit A — protein sequence MTSEEQPEVSILNPRVNRVNIEEEMKTSYINYAMSVIIGRAIPDVRDGLKPVHRKSLFAMWEMGNTHDKAYKKSARVVGEVMGKYHPHGDSSIYDTIVRMAQPWTYRMMLADGQGNFGSIDGDAPAAMRYTEIRLKPEAEELLEDIEKETVSFSPNFDESLQEPDVLPAKLPNLLINGSDGIAVGMATKMPPHNVGEVCRAITYYLENPEATVDDLMKIMPGPDFPTGGVIMGTDGIKSAYHTGYGKLTVRGVADIDESGKREQIIITELPYQVNKARLIEYIADLVREKKIEGISDIRDESDKEGMRIVIDLKKGTHPQMILNHLYKHTALESTFGIINLAIMDLQPKVFGLIGLIEQFVQHRIVVITRRSEFDKRKAEERVHILRGLLHAIDNIDAVIATIRASKTADEAKQALVTKFDLDEAQATAILQMQLRRLAALEKQKLVDERDELEAVIRRLIDLLSTESHIRAEIARELKEAGSKYGDNRRTQITIDSTTIDKEDLIPNKQVLVCLTHHNYIKYIDIDAYRTQGRGGRGVMGISTKDEDFVEQVFVAYTHDHLLCFTSEGRAYWLRVFDIPEGSRQARGKAIVNLLDLNADERVTAVIPVKEFCADRFFLFLTEHGMTIKIPQDEFSRPRSTGVNAITLRDNDHLVHVIVTDGSQEVLITTRYGQSLRFHEDQISLRHRNALGVIGMRMRDDDVVRSLTVVEEGKLLLTITEAGYGKRTSFDEYRGHGRGTLGVRNIKVGRNDGVVTAFALSEDEEIILMSAEGNVIRTKVNKISIQGRSTRGVRIMRIGTKDRVVGVTSLSPEESQELQDIPQAEIIDEGDDDSTPDME from the coding sequence TTGACATCTGAAGAACAGCCGGAGGTAAGTATCCTCAACCCACGGGTTAACAGAGTCAATATTGAAGAAGAGATGAAGACATCGTACATTAATTATGCGATGTCTGTCATCATCGGCAGAGCAATTCCTGATGTCAGGGATGGACTTAAGCCGGTTCACCGGAAGTCTTTGTTTGCCATGTGGGAGATGGGTAACACCCATGACAAGGCTTACAAAAAGTCTGCCCGTGTAGTCGGAGAAGTCATGGGTAAGTATCACCCGCATGGTGATTCTTCGATTTATGATACGATTGTCAGAATGGCTCAGCCATGGACATATCGTATGATGCTTGCAGACGGTCAGGGAAATTTTGGTTCAATAGATGGTGATGCCCCTGCTGCAATGCGTTACACTGAAATCCGGTTGAAACCTGAAGCTGAGGAGCTACTCGAAGATATCGAAAAGGAAACGGTATCATTCTCTCCAAACTTTGATGAATCACTTCAGGAACCGGATGTTCTTCCAGCAAAACTTCCAAATCTGTTAATCAATGGATCAGATGGTATTGCCGTTGGTATGGCAACCAAGATGCCTCCACACAATGTGGGAGAAGTCTGCAGAGCCATAACATATTATCTGGAAAACCCTGAAGCAACAGTCGATGATCTGATGAAGATCATGCCAGGCCCTGACTTCCCAACCGGTGGAGTTATTATGGGTACTGACGGGATCAAGTCAGCATACCACACCGGTTATGGGAAACTCACCGTCAGAGGCGTTGCAGATATTGATGAATCAGGTAAACGGGAACAAATAATAATTACTGAACTCCCATACCAGGTGAACAAGGCACGTCTGATAGAATATATTGCAGATCTTGTCAGAGAAAAGAAGATAGAGGGAATATCTGACATCAGAGATGAGTCAGACAAAGAAGGGATGCGGATCGTCATCGATCTGAAAAAAGGAACTCATCCCCAGATGATTTTGAATCATCTCTATAAGCATACAGCCCTTGAATCAACATTTGGTATAATCAACCTTGCTATCATGGATCTACAGCCGAAAGTTTTCGGTCTGATAGGTCTCATTGAGCAGTTTGTTCAGCACCGGATTGTTGTTATTACCCGCAGAAGTGAATTTGATAAGCGGAAAGCAGAAGAACGTGTCCACATTCTCCGTGGTCTTCTTCATGCTATAGATAATATTGACGCGGTGATTGCAACAATCAGGGCATCAAAGACAGCTGATGAAGCAAAGCAGGCTCTGGTTACGAAGTTTGATCTTGATGAAGCCCAGGCAACAGCAATTCTGCAGATGCAACTTCGTCGGCTTGCTGCACTTGAAAAGCAGAAACTTGTTGATGAACGTGATGAGCTTGAGGCAGTAATCCGCCGTCTCATTGATCTCCTCTCGACAGAGAGTCATATCCGAGCAGAGATTGCCAGAGAGTTAAAAGAAGCAGGATCGAAATATGGTGACAACCGCAGAACACAGATCACCATCGATTCCACCACCATTGACAAAGAAGACCTGATTCCGAATAAACAGGTACTAGTTTGTCTCACTCACCATAACTACATCAAGTACATTGATATTGATGCATACCGGACCCAAGGGCGGGGTGGCCGGGGTGTTATGGGCATATCAACAAAGGATGAAGATTTTGTTGAACAGGTATTTGTTGCATATACCCATGATCATCTTCTCTGTTTCACCTCTGAAGGAAGGGCGTACTGGCTGAGAGTATTTGATATTCCTGAGGGTTCACGCCAGGCCAGAGGAAAGGCAATTGTCAATTTACTGGACCTTAATGCTGATGAGCGGGTTACTGCTGTAATTCCGGTAAAAGAATTCTGCGCTGACAGGTTCTTCTTATTCCTGACAGAACATGGAATGACCATAAAGATCCCGCAGGATGAATTCTCACGTCCACGTTCTACCGGAGTGAATGCAATAACGCTACGGGATAATGATCATCTTGTCCACGTAATCGTCACCGATGGATCACAGGAAGTATTGATTACAACCAGGTACGGGCAGAGTCTGAGATTCCATGAGGATCAGATTTCTCTGAGACACCGCAATGCACTCGGTGTTATCGGAATGCGGATGCGTGACGATGATGTTGTCCGTAGTTTAACAGTTGTGGAAGAAGGAAAACTTCTGCTTACCATCACGGAAGCCGGATATGGAAAACGAACAAGCTTTGATGAATACCGGGGTCACGGAAGAGGAACACTTGGTGTCAGAAACATCAAAGTTGGCCGCAATGATGGTGTAGTAACAGCGTTTGCCTTATCAGAAGATGAAGAGATTATCCTGATGAGTGCAGAAGGAAATGTTATCAGGACTAAAGTAAACAAGATTTCGATTCAGGGCCGCAGTACCCGTGGTGTCAGGATTATGAGAATCGGAACCAAGGACCGTGTCGTGGGAGTTACTTCACTCTCACCAGAAGAATCACAGGAACTGCAGGATATTCCTCAGGCTGAGATCATCGACGAAGGTGACGATGATTCAACTCCTGATATGGAATAA
- a CDS encoding DNA topoisomerase subunit B, with the protein MSDTYDSGNIKILRGLEPVRERPAMYIGSTDTRGLHHLVYEVVDNSIDEALAGVCNQIDIIIHQDGSVSVEDNGRGIPIDPMKENDNKSALETVLTVLHAGGKFDKDTYQVSGGLHGVGVSVVNALSIKLTATVWKEGKEYEMQFSRGGVIQEMTTREESLEELKQRYIRRYGSIPADAPDNREDFLRAYKVAVTGTIITFKPDSSIFDTVEFDYDVLAHRMRELAFLNSGITIKICDQRCENWNECSETFSYVGGITEYVRFINKDIPPIHESVIALEKCDLENKVEVDIAFQYTNAYSEKIFTYVNCVNTREGGTHLEGFRSALTKAINKMGKENKAIKDPNFSLKGEDVREGLTAIISIKMANPQFEGQTKMKLGNSEVKGIVDSLVYASLCEYFEEHPKDLGSIIEKAVLAYQAREAARKARELARRKSTLDSSGLPGKLADCSERAPEKSEIYIVEGDSAGGSAKQGRDRRFQAILPLRGKILNVEKATVHKILKNNEIQALISAIGTGVGESFDLEKARYHHIVIMTDADVDGAHIATLLLTFFYRYMLPLIEAGYIYLAQPPLYRIAKGKQEVYAYTEDDMRRLMNEMGEKGVGVQRYKGLGEMNAIQLWSTTMDPESRILKQVKIDDASYANEIFEKLMGDDVTARKDFIKRHCKEVTNLDI; encoded by the coding sequence TTGTCAGACACGTACGATTCTGGAAATATCAAAATATTGCGAGGGCTTGAACCGGTACGTGAACGCCCGGCAATGTATATCGGTTCTACCGATACACGGGGTCTACATCACCTGGTATACGAAGTTGTTGATAACTCTATTGACGAGGCACTTGCCGGAGTCTGTAACCAGATAGATATTATCATACATCAGGACGGGAGCGTCAGTGTTGAGGATAACGGCCGGGGTATCCCGATCGATCCGATGAAGGAGAACGACAACAAAAGTGCTCTTGAAACGGTGCTGACTGTTCTCCATGCTGGTGGAAAATTTGATAAAGATACCTACCAGGTCTCTGGTGGTCTGCATGGTGTAGGTGTCTCGGTTGTCAACGCTCTTTCTATCAAATTAACCGCAACGGTCTGGAAAGAGGGTAAAGAATACGAGATGCAGTTCTCACGCGGAGGGGTTATCCAGGAGATGACCACCCGTGAAGAGTCACTAGAGGAACTCAAACAACGGTATATACGCAGGTACGGTTCCATTCCTGCAGATGCTCCGGATAATCGTGAAGATTTTCTCAGGGCATACAAGGTTGCAGTCACTGGTACTATTATCACATTTAAACCTGACAGTTCCATCTTCGACACTGTAGAATTTGATTATGATGTCCTGGCTCACAGAATGCGTGAACTTGCATTTCTTAACAGTGGAATCACAATCAAAATTTGTGATCAACGATGTGAAAACTGGAATGAATGTAGTGAAACCTTTTCCTATGTCGGTGGAATAACCGAATATGTGAGGTTTATCAACAAGGATATTCCTCCAATTCATGAAAGTGTCATTGCACTTGAGAAATGTGATCTTGAAAATAAAGTAGAAGTAGATATCGCGTTTCAGTATACCAACGCATATTCTGAAAAAATCTTCACGTATGTCAACTGTGTCAACACTCGTGAAGGTGGTACTCATCTTGAAGGTTTCAGATCTGCTCTTACAAAAGCCATCAACAAGATGGGTAAGGAAAACAAGGCTATCAAGGATCCGAATTTCTCATTAAAAGGTGAAGATGTCCGTGAAGGTCTGACTGCCATCATATCAATTAAGATGGCAAATCCTCAGTTTGAGGGTCAGACCAAGATGAAACTTGGAAACAGCGAAGTTAAAGGTATTGTTGATTCGCTGGTGTATGCCTCACTGTGTGAGTACTTTGAAGAGCATCCCAAGGACCTTGGCTCTATCATAGAAAAGGCAGTCCTTGCATATCAGGCACGTGAAGCAGCACGCAAAGCCCGGGAACTTGCCAGAAGAAAAAGCACTCTTGACTCATCTGGACTTCCTGGAAAACTTGCAGACTGTTCTGAACGTGCTCCTGAAAAGAGTGAAATCTATATTGTAGAAGGAGATTCTGCAGGTGGCAGTGCAAAACAGGGACGTGATCGAAGGTTCCAGGCAATTCTTCCGCTCAGGGGTAAAATCCTGAACGTAGAAAAAGCAACAGTGCACAAAATCCTGAAAAATAATGAAATTCAGGCACTGATATCAGCAATTGGCACCGGGGTTGGAGAATCTTTTGATCTTGAGAAAGCCCGTTATCATCACATCGTCATCATGACTGATGCTGATGTTGATGGTGCCCATATTGCAACTCTGCTTCTGACGTTTTTTTACCGGTACATGCTTCCCCTGATCGAGGCTGGATATATATACCTGGCTCAGCCTCCGCTATACCGGATAGCCAAAGGGAAACAGGAGGTCTACGCGTATACCGAAGATGATATGCGCAGATTGATGAATGAGATGGGCGAAAAGGGTGTCGGTGTCCAGCGGTACAAAGGTCTTGGAGAAATGAATGCTATTCAGCTCTGGAGCACTACCATGGATCCCGAGTCACGAATACTCAAGCAGGTGAAGATCGACGATGCCAGTTATGCAAACGAGATCTTTGAAAAACTGATGGGTGATGATGTGACTGCCCGAAAAGATTTCATTAAAAGACACTGTAAAGAGGTGACCAACCTTGACATCTGA
- a CDS encoding DUF475 domain-containing protein has product MDIVSIILIIFGLCLFEIISSIDNAIINAEVLSTMKPQFRRWFLLWGILFAVFVVRGLLPLILVWAATPTLTPWEVFTAMFSDSPEIKEAIEASSPMLLIGGGIFLIFLFLHWIFLEDKEYGLRGERFFESKGVWFFAVVSLLLAVIVWFALEQHPLMAFGAVVGSSAFFIVHGFRQNAEAQEQQLIGGNMSDISKIFYLEVIDATFSIDGVLGAFAFTMSVPLILVGNALGAIVVRQLTVSNVDRIKRYRFLKNGAMYSILCLGCIMVIDSFGVHIPTYVSPLITFGVVGYFLIKSMRDPLYSQPVC; this is encoded by the coding sequence GTGGATATTGTTTCTATCATCCTGATCATCTTTGGTCTTTGTCTCTTTGAGATCATTTCGAGCATTGATAACGCTATTATCAATGCTGAAGTTCTCTCTACCATGAAACCTCAATTCAGGCGATGGTTTCTGTTATGGGGAATCCTGTTTGCGGTTTTTGTTGTAAGAGGACTTCTCCCGCTGATACTAGTCTGGGCAGCAACCCCTACACTTACTCCCTGGGAAGTTTTCACTGCAATGTTCAGTGACAGCCCGGAGATAAAAGAAGCGATAGAAGCATCATCTCCGATGCTTCTTATTGGTGGTGGAATTTTCCTGATATTTCTGTTTCTTCACTGGATTTTTCTTGAAGACAAGGAATACGGGCTACGGGGAGAACGATTTTTTGAATCCAAAGGGGTATGGTTCTTTGCTGTAGTATCTCTACTGCTGGCCGTTATTGTCTGGTTCGCCCTGGAGCAACATCCGTTAATGGCATTTGGGGCTGTTGTAGGCTCAAGTGCTTTTTTTATTGTCCATGGGTTCAGGCAGAATGCAGAGGCTCAGGAACAACAACTCATTGGAGGAAATATGTCTGATATCAGCAAGATCTTTTATCTTGAAGTGATAGATGCAACTTTCTCAATAGACGGAGTTCTCGGCGCTTTTGCTTTTACTATGTCTGTTCCTCTGATTCTTGTTGGCAATGCTCTGGGTGCGATTGTAGTAAGGCAACTCACCGTGAGTAATGTCGATCGTATCAAGCGTTACCGGTTCCTGAAGAATGGGGCTATGTATTCAATTCTGTGTCTTGGTTGTATCATGGTCATCGATTCATTTGGTGTTCATATCCCGACTTATGTATCACCGCTAATCACATTCGGGGTAGTTGGGTATTTCCTTATTAAATCAATGAGAGATCCGTTATATTCACAGCCAGTCTGCTGA
- a CDS encoding aconitase X swivel domain-containing protein translates to MILHGRGISQGTATGPLLIGPDPISFLSGVDPETGIVMEKGHPLEGKDITGTVLAFEYGKGSTVGSYILYALSRSGHAPAAIINTEAEPIIVVGAIIGHIPMVDRLSIPLMDLPSGTIAEVNGTSGIVSFS, encoded by the coding sequence ATGATACTTCATGGCCGAGGTATTTCCCAGGGAACGGCAACAGGGCCTCTTTTGATCGGGCCGGATCCCATCTCATTTTTATCAGGTGTTGATCCTGAAACTGGTATTGTAATGGAGAAAGGTCATCCTCTTGAGGGAAAAGATATAACCGGTACCGTTTTAGCATTTGAATATGGAAAAGGTTCCACAGTAGGAAGTTATATTCTGTATGCGTTATCAAGAAGCGGTCATGCTCCTGCAGCCATCATAAATACAGAAGCTGAACCAATCATTGTAGTAGGTGCCATTATAGGGCATATTCCCATGGTTGATCGCCTGAGCATTCCTCTCATGGATCTTCCCTCTGGAACTATTGCAGAAGTAAATGGAACATCCGGTATAGTTAGTTTCTCATAA
- a CDS encoding META domain-containing protein, with product MKQYKRLLLIIILILVVICLLTVYFSTDLNKRVQNQTHSSTSTVIPTMDKDINSSHNVSVGGSDSSDSNLSIITGTGIIQFQDLEGGAYIIKSDDGHHYQPLSLPPDLKVNGTKVTFQLRPVHDAVSIIMSGDPVEVISIEPVDGSRIANRSESLISFEKSGGTTGSYEELKIFPDKHGEITKWSQIHSINLSDNEMDNLTSICNKMNITAIKPQTQLTNPSPNAIIYTIRYKNQTIKATNGSIPNLLEPMIIHLDKILEQYTVSPINSNRTLSNTAWYLTTYLRKDGIPVRLSNDTRISVTFDKNGSISGTSGCNLYNGQYSLSGNNLSFSRISMTRTTCQDQIIMETESAYIKLLNQVMMVSGQDKNLTMADRNNTALLTYSLIKG from the coding sequence ATGAAACAGTATAAACGTCTTCTTCTGATAATTATCCTGATACTGGTAGTAATTTGCCTTCTTACAGTATATTTCTCCACAGATCTGAACAAGAGAGTTCAAAATCAGACCCATTCATCTACATCAACAGTTATCCCAACCATGGATAAAGATATAAATTCTTCTCATAATGTTTCAGTTGGTGGATCTGATTCATCAGATAGTAACCTATCTATAATTACCGGAACAGGAATAATACAATTTCAGGATCTTGAAGGAGGGGCTTATATAATTAAAAGTGATGACGGTCATCACTATCAGCCATTATCTCTTCCTCCAGATCTTAAAGTAAACGGGACCAAAGTTACATTTCAGTTACGACCAGTACATGATGCTGTTTCAATTATAATGTCCGGTGATCCAGTAGAAGTTATTTCTATCGAACCAGTAGATGGTAGCAGGATTGCAAATAGATCTGAATCGTTAATTTCATTTGAAAAGTCAGGAGGAACAACAGGGTCGTATGAAGAACTAAAAATTTTTCCAGATAAACACGGAGAGATAACCAAATGGTCACAAATCCATTCAATAAACTTATCTGATAATGAGATGGATAACCTGACATCAATCTGTAATAAAATGAATATTACAGCGATAAAACCACAGACTCAGTTAACAAACCCATCTCCTAATGCTATTATCTATACTATAAGATACAAGAATCAGACAATTAAAGCAACGAATGGATCAATACCTAATCTCCTCGAACCTATGATTATTCATCTTGATAAAATTCTTGAACAATACACTGTTTCACCAATTAATTCCAATAGAACATTAAGTAACACGGCCTGGTATCTCACTACATATCTTCGCAAGGATGGTATTCCTGTCCGACTATCCAATGATACCCGGATTTCAGTTACATTTGATAAAAATGGTTCCATTTCAGGAACATCCGGATGTAACTTATATAATGGTCAATATAGTCTATCCGGTAACAATCTCTCATTCTCCCGCATTTCGATGACTCGAACAACATGTCAGGATCAGATAATTATGGAGACAGAGTCTGCATACATCAAACTTCTAAATCAGGTAATGATGGTTTCTGGTCAAGATAAAAACCTTACAATGGCGGATCGAAACAACACGGCCCTGCTCACTTATTCACTGATAAAAGGATAA
- a CDS encoding PAS domain S-box protein produces MITVLLVDDEPVLLDIGRMFLEKIGEFKIHVAQSGEEAINKLHIGEYDAVVSDYEMPEMSGLLLLREVRTTWPDLPFILFTGRGREEIVIEALNSGADFYLQKGGDPKAQFTELAHKIKKAVSTRSASTKLKESEETFRQFFESAGEAIFILDHDRIVDSNQRGITLLGLDRETVIGIVPSEISTSVQPDGRSAKDLFELNIFRALSGEIPVFEWQFFRPDGTVIDTSVTMSQLVIHGRILLQAIVRDISVRKKEEKSRMLNEIRLEAMIGLYAIRDKNLKDITDFALESAVTITESQYGYLAFLTDDEHTMTLYSWSERTLNECVVSEKPISYQVKNTGLWGEAVRKRTAVITNEYSPNPSEIKELLPINIPFKRHMNVPVFNSGKIVMVAGVANKTEEYNDEDVRQLNLLMNGTWGIVRRKKTEEILQTKNFELAAAYEQIRITEEELKMSEGRYRGLVERSEDLIIMLNDQYMPIYISPSFYEMTGYDISKVLGKPLRLDLFSQDDQDKIARMQMEVCTGKPISHFEIQIKCKDGRYVTLDMRGVPIYHENQFNGIQIIGRDISAYKSVQKALMQKNHRLQLLSDLTRHDILNKLTTLGGFLDLVKDGDEYDKYISDTINQAQNAVDGIKYLIEFTRDYQSLGIRESEWINAGKAFDQAASQLNLNGITIDNQVSDIFVRTDPLFSRALYNLMENSLRHGEKVNNIKMSVRADGNSITLILEDNGVGVLPEEKLRIFEQGVGHNTGLGLFLVHEILTSTGLDISETGIPGEGARFEIQVPVGLYRIETKRS; encoded by the coding sequence ATGATTACCGTCTTACTTGTTGATGATGAACCCGTCCTCCTTGATATTGGTCGGATGTTTCTTGAAAAAATCGGTGAATTCAAGATACATGTAGCACAATCAGGGGAAGAAGCAATCAACAAACTTCATATTGGGGAATATGATGCAGTAGTATCTGATTATGAGATGCCTGAGATGAGCGGGCTTTTACTCCTGCGTGAAGTTCGGACAACCTGGCCTGATCTTCCTTTTATTCTCTTTACTGGAAGAGGAAGAGAAGAAATTGTTATAGAAGCCCTGAATAGTGGTGCTGATTTCTATCTTCAGAAAGGTGGTGATCCTAAAGCACAATTTACCGAACTTGCTCATAAAATTAAAAAAGCCGTCTCAACCCGAAGTGCTTCTACAAAATTGAAAGAAAGTGAGGAGACATTCAGGCAGTTTTTTGAATCGGCAGGAGAGGCAATTTTTATTCTCGATCATGATCGTATTGTTGATAGTAATCAAAGAGGGATCACGCTTCTTGGTCTGGATAGGGAAACAGTAATTGGGATAGTTCCTTCAGAGATCTCAACATCGGTTCAGCCGGATGGCAGATCTGCGAAAGATCTTTTTGAGTTAAATATTTTCAGGGCTCTTTCAGGAGAAATACCAGTTTTTGAGTGGCAATTTTTCAGACCAGATGGAACTGTGATTGATACTTCAGTAACGATGAGTCAACTGGTCATACACGGTCGCATACTTCTGCAAGCAATTGTTCGTGACATTAGTGTCAGGAAAAAAGAAGAGAAGAGCCGGATGCTAAATGAGATTCGGCTTGAAGCAATGATTGGATTATACGCAATCAGGGATAAAAACCTGAAAGATATAACTGATTTTGCTTTAGAAAGTGCTGTCACTATAACCGAAAGCCAGTATGGATATCTTGCGTTTTTGACTGATGATGAACATACTATGACATTATATTCCTGGTCAGAACGAACGTTAAATGAATGCGTCGTATCTGAAAAGCCAATATCTTATCAGGTAAAAAATACTGGACTCTGGGGTGAAGCGGTAAGAAAGCGGACAGCAGTAATTACAAATGAATATTCTCCAAATCCATCTGAAATTAAAGAATTGCTTCCTATAAATATTCCATTTAAACGTCACATGAATGTTCCTGTTTTTAATAGTGGTAAAATTGTGATGGTGGCAGGAGTTGCCAATAAAACAGAGGAATATAATGACGAAGATGTTCGTCAGCTTAACCTTCTCATGAATGGAACGTGGGGTATAGTGAGGAGGAAAAAGACAGAAGAAATCCTTCAGACAAAGAATTTTGAATTAGCTGCAGCTTATGAACAGATAAGGATCACTGAAGAAGAACTCAAGATGAGTGAAGGAAGGTATCGGGGTCTGGTAGAGAGGAGTGAAGACCTCATTATAATGTTAAATGACCAGTATATGCCCATATATATTTCTCCTTCATTTTATGAAATGACCGGATATGATATATCAAAAGTATTGGGCAAACCTCTCCGGTTGGATCTTTTTTCTCAAGATGATCAAGATAAGATTGCTCGTATGCAAATGGAAGTTTGTACTGGAAAGCCCATTTCTCATTTTGAAATACAAATAAAATGTAAAGATGGTAGATATGTTACCCTCGATATGCGTGGGGTACCGATTTATCATGAAAATCAATTTAATGGTATACAAATAATTGGAAGAGATATTTCTGCATATAAATCAGTACAAAAGGCGTTAATGCAGAAGAATCACCGCCTGCAATTATTATCTGATTTAACACGTCATGACATTTTAAATAAATTAACAACGTTAGGGGGATTTCTGGATCTTGTAAAAGATGGAGATGAGTATGATAAATATATTTCTGATACTATCAATCAGGCTCAAAATGCTGTGGATGGTATCAAATACCTTATTGAGTTCACTCGTGATTATCAAAGCCTTGGGATCAGAGAGAGTGAATGGATTAATGCTGGAAAGGCTTTTGATCAGGCTGCCAGCCAACTGAACCTTAACGGTATCACCATTGATAATCAGGTTTCAGATATTTTTGTCAGAACAGATCCTCTCTTTTCACGAGCTCTGTATAATCTGATGGAAAATTCACTTCGCCATGGCGAAAAAGTAAATAATATAAAAATGTCAGTACGGGCTGATGGTAATTCAATAACTCTTATCCTGGAAGATAACGGTGTAGGTGTCCTACCTGAAGAGAAATTGAGAATATTTGAGCAGGGTGTTGGACACAATACCGGGTTAGGTCTTTTTCTGGTACATGAGATATTGACATCAACCGGACTAGACATTAGTGAAACTGGAATACCTGGAGAAGGAGCACGATTTGAGATACAGGTTCCAGTTGGATTGTATAGAATAGAAACGAAGAGATCTTAA